The DNA segment TGAGAAAAGTCGGGGTTACGATGAACCTGCAGCCATGAAAAACTACCTCATTTATCAAGAAGGAGTTCCCGAAAATATCATTAGTGAAGATCTAAAAGGGTTTAAAACGCAGGCGAGTATAAAGAACTGTATCGAAGTTTTCAACCAGAAAGATGTAATTATCGTTTCGCAGGGATTTCATAATCTCCGGGCTTTATTCTACGCCAGAAATAATGGAATGAATGCGCTGGGCTTTGATGCACAGGATGTCCTGACCAATAATTCCTATTATCGAAATCAATCTCGTGAGTTCTTGGCGCGGGTTGTGGCAGTGATTTATTTCATTTTTAATATCGAACAAAGAGGATAGTTCTATCTTTCAATCAATTTAAGGACGGATTTATAAAGGAATTTAAGACAAAATCTTATATTTGTAAAAACATTATTATGCTCGTTATCGGAATTGCAGGAGGAACTGGATCAGGAAAAACTACTGTAGTCAATAAAATTCTTCAGCAACTTAATACAGAGGGAGTCAACGTACTTTCTCAGGACAATTATTATCACGATAATCAGCATCTTACCTTGTCAGAAAGAGAAATGCTGAATTATGATCACCCAAAATCAATCGATTTTGAATTGCTTATTAAACACGTGAAAGCTTTGAAAAATGGCGAGATGATTGAGCAACCGATCTATTCATTTGTTACGCATTCCAGAACTGGTGACCACGTTTCGATAGAACCGAGAAATGTTTTAATTGTCGAAGGAATTTTGGTGTTAACAAATTCTGACCTATTGAATGAGTACGACTTAAAAGTATTTGTTCATGCCGATTCAGATGAAAGATTAATCAGAAGAATTCGTCGTGACACGCAAGAACGCGGCCGTGATTTACAGGAAGTTTTACATCGTTACCAGACGACCCTGAAACCGATGCATCAGGAATTCATAGAGCCGTCCAAAAATGAAGCAGATTTAATTGTTCCGAATATGAAACAAAATACGGTGGCGATTGATTTTCTTTCTACAGTGATCAATAATACTTTAAAACAAACCCATTAAATGGAAGATTTAATTAAAGAAATAAAACCTAAATCGGCGAAGTTTAAATTCCTCCAGAAATATGTGGTGAATAAGTATTTTGTGACCATATTTCTTTTTTTAGTCTGGATGGTTTTTTTCGACAGTACTTCATTTTTAGTCATCAATGAATTGAACGGAGAAGTCAATAAATATGAGCAACAGCTTGCGTACTATCAATCGGAGTATCAAAAAAATGATGAGTTCTACAAGAAATTGATGAACAATAAAGCAGAGAAGGAAAAGTATGCACGCGAGAACTACTTTATGAAAAAACCAAATGAGGAAATTTTCATTTTGGTGGTAGACAGTGCAAATGCAGTTAAGAAATAACGGAAAATTACAATACGAGGAATTTATTCGATAAAAATTATAAATTATTTTAAAGCCATAAGAGGCAACATCATATAAAATATGTTTAAAAAAACACCACTTCAAGACTGGGAGGCTGTCGTTCAAAAACAATTAAAGACCGAAAATATTTATGGTATCTTATCTAAAGAAGATCTTGAAGATATTGTGATTAAACCTTATTATGATGCCGTAGCCAAACCACTAAACAATCTGCCTAAAATTGAGGAATCAACGCACTTAGTCGGTCCTTATCGCGAAAGTTCAGAAGATAATATCTTTGCTTTTTTGCTGGACGAAAATGTTGAAGATTTGGAAGAAAAAGTGATTTTTGTAAATAATAAAGAATTAGCTGAGCATATCTCACCTGAAGAAACCAACCGTTATTTTTCTTTAATCGATATTTTTTCAGAGGATAAAAAAGGCGAAATCGATCAGCAACTATGCAAAGAACTTCTAGCCAAAGATTTCGAAAGAAATATTTGTGTTGATGTTTCCCTTCATCAGAATGCAGGGGCTTCAATCGTTCAACAATTGTCGATTTCTTTGGCAAAAACAAAAGAATTAACCGAAATTTTCGGTCGGGAGATTTTAGACAAAATTATTTTTAAAGTAGCTGTAGGTAGTAATTATTTCTTTGAGATTGCAAAGATCCGTGCATTGAAGTTGCTTTTTAATCAATTCTCTAAAGAGTTCGAATTAGACCAAATTCCATATGTTTTTGCGGAAAATACGTGCCGTAATAAATCAAAAAGTGATGCGGAGAATAATCTGATCCGTTCTACCCTGGAACTTTCTGCAACGATGATTGGTGGAGCAGATGCCATTTTTAGCAATGATTATAAAATTGAGAATTCAGATTCCGTTTCTCAGGAAATTTCATTTAAGCAACAGATCGTTTTAGCATATGAAAGCATCATTAATGTTTTTGAAGATGCCGGGAATGGCAGTTATTATATTGAAGAACTAACGCAGCAATTTGCAGAGAAATCCTGGAAGTTATTTGTAGAAATGGAAGAAGAAGGTGGTTACTGCGAACTTTTGAAAAAAGGTTGGATTCAGGAAAAAATTTCTGAGCATGCGATCAAAGAGCAAAATTGGGTAGAAGAAGGAAAAATTAAAATTATCGGTGTAAATCTTTATCCGAAATTAGAGAAAACGAAGTCTGTAGAAAATTTATATTCATCAAATGAAATTAAAGCAGTTCGGCTGGCAGAAATGTTCGAGTAATTTTGCCACTAAAACACGAATTATTTTTAAATTTAACAGGTGGAATACAAAATATTAGACAAAGAAGTTCAACAATACATTAATGCAAATCTACAAACGGATTTGCATTCTTTGTTATTGAAAAAATCGCCATTTGCAGAAGTTTCGATGCTGGAAATCGTACAGCAAATTAAAGGTAAAAAGGTGGCACTCAAAAAATTTCCTTTTCTGTTGAAGGAAGAAATTATTTTCCCGCCTAATCTTAATTTAGAACAAGCTTCGTCACAAGCGACAGCAGAATTTAAAGCACAGGATCTACAAGGAAAAAGTTTTCTGGATTTGACTACCGGATTTGGTATTGATGCTTATTTCTTATCGCAAAACTTTGATGAAGTAACCTTAGTGGAGCAAAACCCTGAACTAATTGAGATTGTAAAACATAACTGGGATATATTAGATAGAAATGCAGTCTTTAGCAATCAAAATTTAGAGGATTTCCTATCAGGAAATAAAGAAAGATTTGATCTGATTTATTTGGATCCGGCAAGGAGAGATGAACACAAGAATAAAAAATTTCTACTGGAAGATTTATCACCAAACCTTTTGCAGATTCAAAGACAATTGCGCAAAATAACTGATCAGATCATCATCAAACTTTCCCCACTCATCGATATTTCGTATCTGCTATCGGAGCTTAAGAATATTACTGAAATCCAAATCATTGCGGTTCGAAATGAAGTGAAGGAATTATTGGTCTTTATTAAACCTAAGACGTTAAAAGAAAAAATAAAAATTGTTTGCACCAATCTCGAAACTAATGAAAGTTCTTTTTCTTTCGAATATGATACTGAAAAATCGGCGGTTTCTGAATATTCAGAACCTCTTCAGTACTTATATATTCCCAACAATGCAGTTTTGAAATCTGGTGGCTTTAACAGTGTTTCCGAGAAGTTTACTTTAAAGAAGTTGCACCGTAATTCCCATTTTTACACTGCTGAAGACTTAAAATCAGAGTTTCCTGGTAGGATTTTAAAGGTTGAAACAATTGATTCTAAAAATATTAAGAAAGGAGATCAATTCAATATCATTTCAAAGAATTATCCCTTGTCTCCTGATGAAATCAAGAAGAAATATAAAATTAAAGATGGTGGAAAAGACTATTTAATCTTTACACAAACAGAAAAAAATAAAATTATTTTAAGAACTTTTTAGAATTTGTCTAAAACCTTTGGGAAAAATCGTAATATTTCATACTTTTGAGCATTGAAAATTAGAAAGATTCTTAATCATCATAAAGTAGATATGAAAAAAATAATTTTAAGCGTTGCAATCGCAGGTTTGGCTATTAGTTGTCAAAAAATTCAGGCGGGTTCGAACAAGGGAGTTTTGCAAATGACCGATGGTGTTGAAAGATATAATGACGATGTCATGAGTGATGAAGCAACTGCCAAATATGATAAAATGCAAGCTGCAAAAGCTATGAAAATGGATGAGGCGGCAAAGACTGTCGCTCAACCACAAATGGAGGTTAAGAAAGACAGCACAGCAACGGTAGTAGAAGCGCCGGCTCCAGCTGCAACGGAAATGAAATAATACTTTTTATAACTTAAAGTACAAATGTCTTGCTTCTGCAGGACATTTTTTTTATTTTTACAAGATTCGATATTTAAATAATTTAATTAAAATAGAATGAAAGAAACATTAAATTACATTCAGGAAAATAAACAACGCTACGTTGATGAGCTTTTTGAATTATTAAAAATTGCTTCCATCAGTGCAGATCCAGCTTATAAAGATGAAGTGTTAAAATGTGCAGACGAAGTTTCAAAATTTTTGAAAGACGCAGGTGCCGATGCCGTTGAAGTTTGTCCTACTGAAGGGTATCCAATTGTATACGGTGAAAAAATAATCGATAAAAGTTTACCTACCGTTTTAGTATATGGACATTACGATGTGCAACCACCAGACCCACTTGAATTATGGACTAAGCCTCCATTCGAACCCTATATTGAAAAAACTGAAATTCACCCCGAAGGAGCAATTTTCGCCAGAGGCTCTGCTGACGATAAAGGACAGTTTTTCATGCACATTAAAGCGTTCGAGGCGATGATGAAAACAAACACTTTACCTTGTAATGTTAAATTTATTTTTGAAGGTGAAGAAGAAGTAGGTTCTGAAAGTTTAGAAGCTTTTGTGAAAAAAAATAAAGAAAAATTATCTTGTGACGTCATTTTAATTTCGGATACCCATATTTATTCCAACGAACAGCCAACAGTTACAACAGGTTTAAGAGGTTTAAGTTATGTAGAAGTACAAGTAGAAGGCCCAAACAGGGATTTGCATTCAGGATTATACGGAGGAGCTGTTCCGAACCCAATTCACGTACTTTCACGCATGATTGCTAACTTAATTGATGAAGATGGCCATATAACCATTGATGGTTTTTATGATAATGTAGAAACGCTTTCTGATGAGGAAAGAGCAGAAATGAATAAGTTAAAAGATGATCCGGAACATTTCAAAAAATCAATTGGTCTAAATGGAGTAGAAGGTGAAAAAGGATATACAACATTAGAAAGAACATCTATTCGTCCAACCTTGGACTGCAACGGAATTTGGGGCGGTTACATTGGCGAAGGTGCAAAAACTGTTATACCGTCCAAAGCATTTGCAAAAATATCAATGAGATTGGTTCCTTACCAAACACCGTCAGAAATCACGGAAAAATTTACCAAATATTTTGAAAAAATTGCACCTGCTAATGTGAAAGTTAAAGTTACACCACATCATGGTGGTATGCCATATGTTTTGCCAAGCGATACCAAAGAATTCTTGGCGGCGAAAGCAGCCATGGAAACTGCTTTCGGTAAAGAAGTGCTTCCGTACAGAAGTGGTGGTAGTATCCCCATTACCGCCATGTTTGAAGAAATACTGGAGGCGAAATCTGTTTTGATGGGCTTTGGATTAGATTCTGATGCAATTCACTCCCCAAATGAGCATTACGGCTTATATAATTTTTACAAGGGAATCGAAAGTATTCCATTGTTTTTCGAGAACTATACCAAATCTTAGTATAAAGTTTGTTAAAAACGCCTCTTAAATGGGGCGTTTTTTTTAACTTTAAGGAAATATATTTTACATGAAAAACAAAGTCGCTTATATTACTGGTGGAACCAAAGGTATTGGACTTGGAATCGCAAAAGCATTGCAAGCTCAAGGTATTATTGTTGCTATTTCCGGTAGAAATAAAGAAGATGCTGAGCAAATTGCCCAGGAACTTTCGACCAATGAAAATAAAATTTTCGGTGTTGGATCAAATGTTAGGAATTTTGAAGATGAAAAAAGTGCAGTCTCCGAAATCGTGCATAAATTTGGAAAAATAGATTACGTGATTGCGAATGCGGGAATGGGTGTTTTTAAACCTGTTGATGAATTGTCTGTTGAAGAATGGTCCTCAATGATCGACACCAATCTTACAGGGATTTTCCACACTTTAAAAGCATCAGTTGAAGAATTGAAAAAATCGGAAGGGTATTTTATTACTATTTCTAGCTTGGCGGGAACCAATTTCTTTGAAAATGGGTCGGGCTACAATGCCTCGAAATTTGGTGCAGTTGGTTTCACACAAGCAGCAATGCTAGATTTACGAAAGTACAATATTAAAGTTTCGACAATTATGCCGGGTTCTGTGGCTACTCATTTTAATAATCATGTACCATCTGAAAAAGACGCCTGGAAAATTCAACCTGAGGATATTGGACAGTTAGTGGTAGATTTATTGAAAATGAATCCAAGAACCTTACCGAGCAAAATCGAGATCAGACCTTCAAAACCTGGCGCCTAAATTATGTATAAAATATAAAAACCTTAAATATACTATGCATGCATAATATATTTTTATTTATCTTAGCAAAAATTAAACAATAAATATTAGCACATGAAAATATTAGTTTGTATCAGTAGTGTTCCGGATACTACGTCCAAAATTAATTTTACAGCAGACAAATCTGCTTTTGACAAAAACGGCATTCAGTGGGTCATTAACCCTTGGGATGAGTTTGCTTTAAGCAAAGCGGTTAAATTACAAGCCGATGGAACTACTGTAACAGTAATCAATGTTGGAGATGCGACAACGGAACCTGTGATCAGAAAAGCTTTGGCAATAGGTGCCAACGATGCCATCAGAATAAATACTGAACCAAAAGACAGTTTTTCAGTAGCCAAAGAAATTGCAAATGTTGCCCAAAGTGGAGCGTATGATTTAGTTCTTTGTGGAAGAGAATCTATCGATTACAATGGTGGAGCAGTACCAGGAATGGTAGCTCAATTATTGAATCAACCATTCGTTAATGCTTGTGTTGGTTTGGATGTAAATGGTTCCGAAGCAACAGCGATTAGAGAAATTGAAGGCGGAAAAGAAACGATTTCTGTAAAATTGCCGGCGGTTATTGCCGGACAAAAAGGATTGGTAGAAGAAAAGGATTTAATTATCCCAAATATGCGTGGTATTATGTCTGCTCGGTCAAAGCCTTTAACAGTAAATGAACCAGTAAATACGGAAGTAAAAGTTGATGCTGTTTCTTACGATTCGGTTCCAGCAAGAGCAGCAGTGAAAATGGTTTCGCCAGACAATCTTGACGAATTAGTGAGATTGCTTCACGAAGAAGCGAAAGTAATTTAATTCTAACCTTAAAGACAATCTATTATGGCAATATTCGTATATGCAGAAAATATAAATGGTATTTATAAAAAAGCTGCGTTTGAGGCAGTTTCTTATGCTAAAGCAATCGCGGAAAAGAATGGTGAAACGGTAACTGCAGTTTCTGTTAATCCAACAGATTCTTCAGATTTATTATATAAGTACGGTGCAGATAAAGTAATTAATATTAAAGATGACGGTTTGAAAAATTTCAGTGCTAAAGCTTATGCTCAGGCAATGAATGAAGTTTCAGACGGAAATATTATCGTTTTCCCACACACTACAGATGCTTCATCCGTAGCTCCGATGTTGGCGATTATGAAGAATTTTTCTTTAATAACTAATGTTTTGGAAATTCCAGAAAGTTTTGCT comes from the Chryseobacterium sp. SNU WT5 genome and includes:
- a CDS encoding FtsB family cell division protein; the protein is MEDLIKEIKPKSAKFKFLQKYVVNKYFVTIFLFLVWMVFFDSTSFLVINELNGEVNKYEQQLAYYQSEYQKNDEFYKKLMNNKAEKEKYARENYFMKKPNEEIFILVVDSANAVKK
- a CDS encoding class I SAM-dependent methyltransferase produces the protein MEYKILDKEVQQYINANLQTDLHSLLLKKSPFAEVSMLEIVQQIKGKKVALKKFPFLLKEEIIFPPNLNLEQASSQATAEFKAQDLQGKSFLDLTTGFGIDAYFLSQNFDEVTLVEQNPELIEIVKHNWDILDRNAVFSNQNLEDFLSGNKERFDLIYLDPARRDEHKNKKFLLEDLSPNLLQIQRQLRKITDQIIIKLSPLIDISYLLSELKNITEIQIIAVRNEVKELLVFIKPKTLKEKIKIVCTNLETNESSFSFEYDTEKSAVSEYSEPLQYLYIPNNAVLKSGGFNSVSEKFTLKKLHRNSHFYTAEDLKSEFPGRILKVETIDSKNIKKGDQFNIISKNYPLSPDEIKKKYKIKDGGKDYLIFTQTEKNKIILRTF
- a CDS encoding dipeptidase; translation: MKETLNYIQENKQRYVDELFELLKIASISADPAYKDEVLKCADEVSKFLKDAGADAVEVCPTEGYPIVYGEKIIDKSLPTVLVYGHYDVQPPDPLELWTKPPFEPYIEKTEIHPEGAIFARGSADDKGQFFMHIKAFEAMMKTNTLPCNVKFIFEGEEEVGSESLEAFVKKNKEKLSCDVILISDTHIYSNEQPTVTTGLRGLSYVEVQVEGPNRDLHSGLYGGAVPNPIHVLSRMIANLIDEDGHITIDGFYDNVETLSDEERAEMNKLKDDPEHFKKSIGLNGVEGEKGYTTLERTSIRPTLDCNGIWGGYIGEGAKTVIPSKAFAKISMRLVPYQTPSEITEKFTKYFEKIAPANVKVKVTPHHGGMPYVLPSDTKEFLAAKAAMETAFGKEVLPYRSGGSIPITAMFEEILEAKSVLMGFGLDSDAIHSPNEHYGLYNFYKGIESIPLFFENYTKS
- a CDS encoding vancomycin high temperature exclusion protein, yielding MKKILDILKSFFNLVEIGILLMILANIWVFAVTNGRTYTKISKIPPRETALVLGTSPKMKSGLSNPYFTARMDAAALLFHHGKIKKIIVSGEKSRGYDEPAAMKNYLIYQEGVPENIISEDLKGFKTQASIKNCIEVFNQKDVIIVSQGFHNLRALFYARNNGMNALGFDAQDVLTNNSYYRNQSREFLARVVAVIYFIFNIEQRG
- a CDS encoding electron transfer flavoprotein subunit beta/FixA family protein; this encodes MKILVCISSVPDTTSKINFTADKSAFDKNGIQWVINPWDEFALSKAVKLQADGTTVTVINVGDATTEPVIRKALAIGANDAIRINTEPKDSFSVAKEIANVAQSGAYDLVLCGRESIDYNGGAVPGMVAQLLNQPFVNACVGLDVNGSEATAIREIEGGKETISVKLPAVIAGQKGLVEEKDLIIPNMRGIMSARSKPLTVNEPVNTEVKVDAVSYDSVPARAAVKMVSPDNLDELVRLLHEEAKVI
- a CDS encoding SDR family oxidoreductase, yielding MKNKVAYITGGTKGIGLGIAKALQAQGIIVAISGRNKEDAEQIAQELSTNENKIFGVGSNVRNFEDEKSAVSEIVHKFGKIDYVIANAGMGVFKPVDELSVEEWSSMIDTNLTGIFHTLKASVEELKKSEGYFITISSLAGTNFFENGSGYNASKFGAVGFTQAAMLDLRKYNIKVSTIMPGSVATHFNNHVPSEKDAWKIQPEDIGQLVVDLLKMNPRTLPSKIEIRPSKPGA
- a CDS encoding methylmalonyl-CoA mutase family protein — its product is MFKKTPLQDWEAVVQKQLKTENIYGILSKEDLEDIVIKPYYDAVAKPLNNLPKIEESTHLVGPYRESSEDNIFAFLLDENVEDLEEKVIFVNNKELAEHISPEETNRYFSLIDIFSEDKKGEIDQQLCKELLAKDFERNICVDVSLHQNAGASIVQQLSISLAKTKELTEIFGREILDKIIFKVAVGSNYFFEIAKIRALKLLFNQFSKEFELDQIPYVFAENTCRNKSKSDAENNLIRSTLELSATMIGGADAIFSNDYKIENSDSVSQEISFKQQIVLAYESIINVFEDAGNGSYYIEELTQQFAEKSWKLFVEMEEEGGYCELLKKGWIQEKISEHAIKEQNWVEEGKIKIIGVNLYPKLEKTKSVENLYSSNEIKAVRLAEMFE
- the udk gene encoding uridine kinase, which codes for MLVIGIAGGTGSGKTTVVNKILQQLNTEGVNVLSQDNYYHDNQHLTLSEREMLNYDHPKSIDFELLIKHVKALKNGEMIEQPIYSFVTHSRTGDHVSIEPRNVLIVEGILVLTNSDLLNEYDLKVFVHADSDERLIRRIRRDTQERGRDLQEVLHRYQTTLKPMHQEFIEPSKNEADLIVPNMKQNTVAIDFLSTVINNTLKQTH